From Amphiprion ocellaris isolate individual 3 ecotype Okinawa chromosome 2, ASM2253959v1, whole genome shotgun sequence, a single genomic window includes:
- the ap1m3 gene encoding adaptor related protein complex 1 subunit mu 3: protein MSASAIFILDLKGKVLICRNYMGNMDMNQIDHFMPILMKREEEAEMSPLVSHGSAHFLWIKHSNLYLVAMTKKNANAALVYSFLYKIVQVFKEYFKELEEESIRDNFVTVYELMDEVMDFGFPQTTDSKILQEYITQQGHKLEVGAPRPPATVTNAVSWRSEGIKYRKNEVFMDVIESVNLLVSANGSVLRSEIVGSIKLKVVLSGMPELRLGLNDKVLFEITGREKSKTVELEDVKFHQCVRLSRFENDRTISFIPPDGESELMSYRLNTTVKPLIWIESVIEKFSHSRVEIKVKARSQFKSRSTANNVSILVPVPSDADSPKFKTSTGSAKWVPEKNVVQWNIKSFPGGKEYVMRAHFGLPSVESDELEAKRPITVNFEIPYFTVSGIQVRYLKIIEKSGYQALPWVRYITQSGDYQLRTN from the exons GTTCTGATTTGCCGTAACTACATGGGGAACATGGACATGAATCAGATTGACCACTTCATGCCCATCCTGATGAAGCGAGAAGAAGAGGCTGAGATGTCGCCGCTGGTCAGCCACGGCTCTGCACACTTCTTGTGGATCAAACACAGCAACCTTTACT TGGTGGCGATGACCAAGAAGAATGCCAATGCTGCTCTTGTGTACTCCTTCCTTTATAAAATAGTACAG gtgttCAAGGAGTACTTTAAGGAGCTTGAGGAAGAGAGTATTCGTGACAACTTTGTGACGGTGTACGAGCTGATGGACGAAGTGATGGACTTTGGGTTCCCTCAGACAACTGACAGCAAGATCCTACAAGA GTACATCACACAGCAGGGCCATAAGTTAGAGGTTGGGGCTCCTCGACCTCCTGCTACTGTCACCAATGCTGTGTCTTGGCGGTCAGAGGGCATCAAGTACAGGAAGAATGAAGTTTTCATGGATGTCATAGAGTCGGTGAATCTTCTG GTGAGTGCCAATGGCAGTGTCCTGCGCAGTGAAATAGTGGGCAGCATCAAGCTCAAAGTGGTCCTGTCAGGGATGCCTGAGCTCAGACTGGGCCTCAATGACAAAGTGCTGTTTGAGATCACAGGCA gagAGAAGAGCAAGACAGTGGAGCTGGAGGATGTGAAGTTTCATCAGTGTGTCCGTCTGTCACGCTTCGAGAACGACCGCACCATCTCTTTCATCCCCCCTGACGGCGAGAGCGAGCTCATGTCCTACCGCCTCAACACTACG GTGAAGCCTCTCATATGGATCGAGAGTGTGATTGAGAAGTTCTCTCACAGCCGTGTGGAGATCAAGGTGAAG GCTCGAAGTCAGTTTAAGAGCCGATCCACTGCCAACAATGTGTCTATTCTGGTGCCAGTGCCCAGTGATGCTGACTCACCCAAGTTCAAGACCAGCACAGGCAGCGCCAAGTGGGTGCCTGAGAAGAACGTGGTGCAGTGGAACATCAAATCTTTCCCT GGGGGTAAGGAGTACGTGATGAGGGCACATTTTGGGTTGCCCAGCGTGGAGAGTGATGAACTGGAGGCAAAGAGACCAATCACAGTTAATTTTGAGATACCCTATTTCACTGTGTCTGGGATTCAG GTGCGCTACCTAAAGATCATAGAGAAGAGTGGTTATCAGGCATTGCCGTGGGTGCGCTACATCACACAAAGTGGAG ATTACCAGCTCCGGACAAACTAA